Proteins encoded in a region of the Prochlorothrix hollandica PCC 9006 = CALU 1027 genome:
- a CDS encoding thioredoxin → MTSGRVLAPVPTLLATLLATHNRGNHGGIAPTKIGESAKVK, encoded by the coding sequence TTGACCTCGGGTAGGGTTCTCGCCCCCGTGCCGACCCTCTTGGCGACCCTCTTGGCGACCCACAACCGGGGCAACCACGGGGGGATTGCCCCTACCAAAATCGGGGAATCTGCCAAGGTGAAATAG
- a CDS encoding element excision factor XisI family protein: MQENHTDMEVDKDLEAMGMSKPEIVVGFHYLSMGESMREYSDYATS, translated from the coding sequence CTGCAAGAAAATCACACCGACATGGAAGTTGATAAAGACCTTGAAGCAATGGGAATGTCTAAACCGGAAATTGTTGTGGGTTTTCATTACCTGTCTATGGGCGAATCTATGCGGGAATATTCCGATTACGCCACTTCCTAA
- a CDS encoding glutamate synthase subunit beta, translating into MGKPTGFMEFVREVPADHLPGDRVGNWDEFHLPMAEDKLRTQGSRCMDCGTPFCHTGTLISNMASGCPINNLIPEWNDLVYRGHWQEALDRLHKTNNFPEFTGRVCPAPCEGSCVLGINAPPVTIKTLEHAIIDKGWEEGWITPQPPSQRTGKTVAIVGSGPAGLSAAAQLNQAGHLVTVFERADRPGGLLMYGIPNMKLEKESVVLRRLELLEKEGVRFVCNTEIGKDMAAEDLVNNFDAVVLCTGSTTPRDLPIPGRELAGIHFAMEFLTENTRSLLDKTPTPGYVSAEGLDVVIIGGGDTGTDCVGTSIRHGCTSVTQLEIMGRPPLERAANNPWPEYPKVYRLDYGQEEAVAKFGNDPRTYTTTATHFEGDDGDRVKAIHTVEVRWEKDANGRFGPQPVAGTEKVVPAQLVLLAMGFLGPEQPLLDAMGLERDGRSNIKAEYHQYTTSLPGVFAAGDCRRGQSLVVWAINEGREAARECDRYLMGHSDLP; encoded by the coding sequence ATGGGAAAACCGACCGGCTTTATGGAATTTGTGCGCGAAGTGCCTGCGGATCACCTTCCGGGCGATCGCGTGGGCAACTGGGACGAATTTCACCTGCCCATGGCAGAAGACAAACTGCGCACCCAGGGATCCCGGTGCATGGACTGCGGCACCCCCTTTTGCCACACCGGCACCCTGATCAGCAACATGGCCAGCGGTTGCCCCATCAACAACCTGATTCCGGAGTGGAATGATTTGGTCTATCGGGGTCACTGGCAAGAAGCCCTCGATCGCCTCCACAAAACCAATAACTTCCCCGAATTCACCGGTCGGGTTTGCCCTGCCCCCTGCGAAGGCTCCTGCGTCCTCGGCATCAACGCCCCCCCCGTCACCATCAAAACCCTAGAACACGCCATTATTGACAAGGGCTGGGAAGAGGGCTGGATCACCCCCCAGCCCCCCAGCCAACGCACCGGCAAAACCGTGGCCATCGTCGGCTCCGGTCCGGCAGGTCTCAGTGCAGCGGCCCAACTGAACCAAGCTGGCCACCTCGTCACTGTGTTTGAGCGGGCCGATCGCCCCGGTGGCCTGTTGATGTATGGCATTCCCAACATGAAGTTGGAGAAAGAAAGCGTCGTCTTACGGCGGTTGGAGCTACTGGAAAAAGAAGGGGTTCGCTTTGTCTGCAACACCGAAATCGGCAAAGACATGGCCGCCGAGGACTTAGTCAATAACTTTGATGCGGTAGTGCTCTGCACCGGCTCCACCACCCCCCGGGATTTACCAATTCCAGGGCGAGAGCTGGCGGGCATTCATTTTGCCATGGAGTTCCTGACGGAAAACACCCGATCGCTCCTGGACAAAACCCCCACTCCGGGCTATGTCTCCGCAGAGGGTCTGGATGTGGTCATCATCGGCGGCGGCGATACCGGCACCGACTGCGTGGGAACCTCCATTCGCCATGGCTGCACCAGTGTCACCCAACTGGAAATCATGGGTCGTCCGCCCCTGGAGCGAGCCGCCAATAATCCTTGGCCGGAATATCCCAAGGTCTATCGCCTCGACTATGGCCAGGAAGAAGCGGTGGCCAAGTTCGGCAATGACCCCCGCACCTACACCACCACCGCCACCCATTTTGAAGGGGATGATGGGGACCGGGTGAAGGCCATTCACACCGTTGAGGTCCGTTGGGAAAAAGATGCCAACGGTCGCTTTGGTCCCCAGCCAGTGGCCGGGACGGAAAAGGTGGTACCGGCCCAACTGGTGTTGTTAGCCATGGGCTTTTTGGGTCCAGAACAGCCCTTGCTAGATGCCATGGGCCTGGAACGGGATGGTCGCAGCAATATCAAAGCGGAGTATCACCAATACACCACCAGCTTGCCCGGTGTCTTTGCGGCGGGGGACTGTCGCCGAGGCCAAAGTTTAGTGGTCTGGGCCATTAACGAAGGTCGGGAAGCGGCGCGGGAGTGCGATCGCTACCTCATGGGCCACTCTGACCTACCCTAA